The Candidatus Omnitrophota bacterium genome includes a window with the following:
- a CDS encoding zinc ribbon domain-containing protein produces the protein MPTYEYVCDKCGHEFELFQSMKDEPIKKCPECKANKVRRMIGNGAGIIFKGSGFYETDYKRKSASGTSHKETKKESIPAAASAADSGAGKKTEKKAKEAAA, from the coding sequence ATGCCGACGTATGAATATGTTTGCGATAAGTGCGGTCATGAATTCGAACTTTTTCAATCCATGAAGGATGAGCCAATCAAGAAATGTCCCGAATGCAAAGCCAACAAAGTACGCCGCATGATTGGCAACGGCGCGGGGATTATTTTTAAAGGCTCCGGCTTCTACGAGACGGACTATAAGAGAAAATCCGCTTCGGGAACCTCTCATAAGGAAACGAAAAAAGAGTCTATCCCCGCCGCCGCGTCCGCTGCGGATTCCGGCGCTGGAAAGAAAACGGAGAAGAAAGCCAAAGAAGCGGCGGCGTGA
- a CDS encoding trypsin-like peptidase domain-containing protein translates to MNPSLKSIALFSAGLLLMAGADAASSYERRTPIVQAVEKVLPAVVDISTTKDVKALFSTPFDELFEKIYRLQGLGSGVVVEGGYIVTNNHVVKYDYGYADKIFITFYEGNRQLEAAIIGVDPRADVAILQIKGEPPAKFLAWGRSDDLMIGETVIALGNALGQSFTVTDGIISALNRTIEDKEGSRLNTLIQTNADINQGNSGGPLVNINGDFIGLNTAIISPSGGSVGLGFAIPISRVKQVYDYWINHIPSLEDRLGIEIQDMNAPLKHFFQSNYPSLKNEPLDGVVTLKTSPDGLCAGKLARRDIICSVDGNNFKDSKEFIANLEAHQGKKLTLGIIRDGKKSTCELSIPDKNIEIVSWLGMELQKIDNPWRRWCDYQDNQQGLVVLSVKEGSQAQKAEIQRGDILIAVNMTYVSTLEQLNEARKSLRRVDFVLIDVISRVDKKIRRYRLRTDSI, encoded by the coding sequence ATGAATCCATCCTTAAAAAGTATAGCTTTGTTTTCCGCCGGTCTGTTGCTTATGGCTGGCGCCGATGCGGCTTCGTCTTACGAACGGCGGACTCCTATCGTGCAAGCGGTGGAAAAAGTCTTGCCCGCCGTGGTGGATATCAGCACGACGAAGGACGTGAAAGCGCTTTTTTCCACTCCGTTCGACGAATTGTTCGAAAAAATTTATCGGTTGCAAGGATTGGGATCGGGCGTAGTCGTCGAGGGGGGATATATAGTTACCAACAACCATGTCGTGAAGTACGATTATGGCTACGCCGATAAAATCTTTATTACTTTTTACGAAGGAAACCGGCAGCTAGAGGCGGCGATTATCGGCGTCGATCCCCGGGCGGACGTGGCCATTCTGCAAATCAAAGGCGAACCTCCGGCGAAATTTTTGGCATGGGGGCGTTCGGACGATTTGATGATCGGCGAGACGGTCATCGCCCTGGGCAACGCGCTGGGGCAATCGTTTACGGTTACGGACGGCATTATCAGCGCCTTGAACCGGACTATCGAAGACAAAGAAGGAAGCAGGCTGAACACGCTGATCCAAACCAATGCGGATATCAACCAAGGAAATAGCGGCGGTCCGCTGGTCAATATCAATGGCGATTTCATCGGCCTGAATACGGCCATCATTTCCCCTTCGGGCGGTTCCGTGGGATTGGGATTCGCCATCCCTATTTCGCGGGTAAAGCAAGTATACGACTATTGGATCAACCACATCCCATCGCTGGAAGACCGGCTGGGAATCGAAATTCAGGATATGAACGCCCCGTTAAAGCACTTTTTTCAATCGAACTATCCATCCTTGAAAAATGAACCGCTAGATGGCGTCGTAACGCTGAAGACGAGTCCCGATGGATTGTGCGCCGGAAAATTGGCGCGGAGAGACATCATTTGCAGCGTCGATGGGAATAATTTCAAGGATTCGAAAGAATTCATCGCCAACCTGGAAGCGCACCAAGGAAAAAAATTGACATTGGGGATTATCCGAGACGGCAAGAAAAGTACTTGTGAATTAAGCATTCCCGATAAGAATATCGAAATCGTCAGTTGGCTGGGAATGGAACTGCAAAAGATCGACAATCCTTGGCGGCGTTGGTGCGATTACCAAGACAACCAACAAGGACTAGTCGTCCTTTCCGTGAAAGAAGGCAGTCAGGCGCAGAAAGCGGAGATTCAACGGGGCGATATTCTCATCGCCGTGAATATGACCTACGTTTCTACGTTGGAGCAACTCAACGAGGCAAGAAAATCTCTTCGGCGCGTGGATTTTGTCCTCATTGACGTGATTAGCCGGGTGGATAAAAAAATCCGGCGATACCGTTTACGAACGGATTCAATTTAA
- a CDS encoding DUF58 domain-containing protein, protein MIPRELIRQIRRIEIRTNRMVNDVLAGEYHSVFKGRGVEFEEVREYQHGDDIRTIDWNVTARMGEPFVKRYREERELTVMLMVDASSSSLFGTAEKMKGELAVELSAVLAFSAIKNNDRVGLMLFTDRVEKFIPPKKGKKHVLRLIRELLMFEPAGGNTDIKAALDFLGNVLTRKSVIFLLSDFMSSGFADALRVANKKHDLITISITDPREVEMPPIGFLELQDAETGEIVIIDTYDAGVRRRFSDAAAQDIERLTYEFKRMKVDHVPVRTDQSAVDPLVRFFQLRARRF, encoded by the coding sequence ATGATCCCCCGCGAGTTGATCCGCCAGATCCGGCGCATCGAGATTCGAACTAACCGCATGGTCAACGACGTGCTGGCGGGCGAATACCATTCCGTCTTCAAAGGGCGGGGCGTGGAATTCGAAGAGGTGCGGGAATACCAGCATGGCGACGATATCCGCACCATCGATTGGAACGTCACCGCCCGCATGGGCGAACCGTTCGTCAAGCGCTACCGGGAAGAGCGCGAATTGACCGTCATGCTGATGGTCGACGCTTCCTCCTCCAGTTTGTTCGGCACGGCGGAGAAGATGAAAGGCGAGCTGGCGGTGGAGCTGAGCGCCGTACTCGCCTTCTCGGCCATTAAGAACAACGACCGCGTAGGACTGATGCTCTTTACGGATCGCGTGGAGAAATTCATTCCGCCCAAAAAGGGCAAGAAGCACGTGCTGCGGTTGATTCGCGAGTTGCTCATGTTCGAACCGGCGGGAGGAAATACGGACATCAAGGCGGCGCTGGATTTTTTGGGCAACGTCCTTACGAGAAAAAGCGTAATTTTCCTTCTCTCCGACTTCATGAGCAGCGGCTTTGCCGATGCGTTGCGGGTGGCCAATAAGAAGCACGATTTGATAACGATCAGCATTACCGATCCCCGCGAAGTGGAAATGCCTCCCATTGGATTTCTCGAATTGCAGGACGCGGAAACGGGCGAGATCGTCATCATCGACACTTACGACGCCGGAGTGCGCCGCCGCTTCTCCGACGCCGCCGCGCAGGACATCGAGCGGCTGACTTACGAGTTCAAGCGGATGAAGGTGGATCACGTGCCCGTGCGCACGGATCAATCCGCCGTCGATCCCTTAGTGCGGTTTTTCCAATTGCGGGCAAGAAGGTTTTGA
- a CDS encoding BatD family protein → MRRRIMEFDPNIRFFENTVRRPLKKYRFVLLFLPLAIAAIVSAYSLAQTQPLADTSGSEKANLEITVRTEGPFPEKVYAQSPFEWRIAIRWFGEMQKVSPSLKKPPAFDGLQVLAPSTTIRTGSEDGRRYSDMIFSYRLMANAEGEAHIGSAVVAYTIAGEETEQTIPTASTAITAAPVPFRWEPFLKKIVKNSYFWGIAIVLIFILACVTLIYRKRSRKSLVSQDAEEKTDPVEEMFEAARRRRIEGEIPNCIRTLEQAVWIRFQERFPAERREQLITYLDLVEQELQPVLKRFGERCEEMKYAPSAPSPDALDRIWDDAKRLAGK, encoded by the coding sequence TTGAGGCGCAGAATAATGGAGTTCGATCCTAATATTCGATTCTTTGAAAACACCGTCCGCCGTCCGTTAAAAAAATATCGATTCGTTTTATTGTTCCTGCCTTTGGCTATTGCCGCCATTGTTTCCGCATATTCTCTCGCTCAGACGCAGCCTCTCGCCGATACTTCCGGTTCCGAGAAGGCCAACCTGGAAATCACAGTGCGGACGGAAGGGCCTTTTCCGGAAAAAGTCTATGCGCAGTCTCCCTTCGAATGGCGCATCGCCATCCGCTGGTTCGGCGAAATGCAAAAGGTTTCTCCCTCGTTGAAGAAGCCCCCCGCCTTCGATGGTTTGCAAGTGCTGGCGCCTTCCACCACGATCCGCACCGGCAGCGAGGATGGACGCCGATATTCCGATATGATCTTTTCTTATCGCCTTATGGCCAACGCCGAAGGCGAAGCCCATATCGGTTCCGCCGTCGTCGCTTATACCATTGCGGGAGAGGAAACGGAACAGACGATTCCCACAGCTTCCACGGCGATAACGGCGGCGCCCGTCCCATTCCGCTGGGAGCCGTTTCTAAAAAAAATCGTAAAAAATTCTTATTTTTGGGGGATAGCGATTGTACTGATTTTTATCCTCGCCTGCGTTACTCTAATTTATCGAAAACGTTCGCGTAAAAGTTTGGTTTCGCAAGATGCGGAAGAGAAAACCGATCCCGTGGAGGAGATGTTCGAAGCGGCGCGCCGCCGCCGGATCGAAGGCGAAATCCCCAACTGCATCCGGACGCTTGAGCAAGCAGTATGGATTCGTTTTCAGGAACGATTTCCCGCGGAGAGAAGAGAACAGTTGATAACGTATCTCGATCTCGTGGAACAGGAATTGCAACCGGTTTTGAAACGGTTTGGAGAACGTTGCGAAGAGATGAAATACGCCCCCTCGGCTCCCTCGCCCGACGCTTTGGACCGAATATGGGACGATGCGAAACGATTGGCGGGGAAATAG
- the dnaK gene encoding molecular chaperone DnaK — MGKVIGIDLGTTNSVVAVIEGGEPIVITNSEGARTTPSVVAFTDSGERLVGQVAKRQAITNPKRTIFSAKRFIGNKIGEVKNETSKVPYKVVPDNTGAAMFEIDGKSYKPEEISARVLQKMKQTAEDYLGQKVTQAVITVPAYFNDSQRQSTKDAGRIAGLEVLRIINEPTAAALAYGLDRKKDEKIAVYDFGGGTFDISILELGEGVFEVKSTNGDTHLGGDDIDQVLIDYLAVEFMKDTGIDIRRDPMALQRLKDAAEKAKCELSTTMETSIDIPFITADASGPKHLQMKLSRSKFEQLAGSIMERTIMPCKKALADAKLQPSEIDEVILVGGSTRIPMVQKIVKDLFAKEPHKGVNPDEVVAIGAAIQAGVLSKEVKDVLLLDVTPLSLGIETLGDVFTRLIERNTTIPTRKSQIFSTAADNQPAVSIHVLQGEREIASHNRTIGRFDLVGIPPAPRGMPQIEVAFDIDPNGILHVSAKDLGTGKEQKIRIESSSGLSENDIQKMVKDAELHAEEDKKKKEESMLKNEADSLVYASEKSLKEYGDKVSPEDKAAVETAIQEMKKALEGGDIETIRKKKEALETAGQKVGQAIYEHLAKQQAASQAAGAKDAGAKPSGEPGPEPSKKADGEDVVDAEYTVEK; from the coding sequence ATGGGAAAAGTCATCGGCATCGATTTGGGCACCACCAATTCCGTCGTCGCGGTGATCGAAGGCGGAGAGCCTATCGTTATTACGAATTCCGAAGGCGCCCGTACTACGCCATCGGTTGTAGCGTTCACCGACAGCGGCGAGCGGCTGGTAGGGCAGGTCGCCAAGCGCCAGGCCATCACCAATCCCAAACGCACGATATTTTCCGCCAAGCGTTTTATCGGCAATAAAATCGGCGAAGTAAAGAACGAAACATCCAAAGTTCCCTATAAAGTCGTCCCCGACAACACCGGCGCCGCCATGTTCGAGATCGACGGAAAATCTTACAAACCAGAGGAAATTTCCGCGCGCGTGTTGCAGAAAATGAAGCAGACGGCGGAAGACTATCTCGGCCAGAAAGTGACGCAGGCCGTCATCACCGTGCCCGCCTATTTCAACGACAGCCAGCGGCAATCCACGAAGGACGCGGGCCGGATCGCGGGTTTGGAAGTGCTGCGCATTATCAACGAACCGACGGCCGCCGCGCTTGCTTACGGGCTGGATCGGAAGAAGGACGAGAAGATTGCCGTCTACGATTTCGGCGGCGGCACTTTCGACATCTCCATCCTCGAACTGGGCGAAGGCGTCTTCGAAGTGAAATCCACCAACGGCGATACGCATCTTGGCGGCGACGACATCGACCAGGTGCTCATCGATTATCTCGCCGTGGAATTCATGAAGGATACGGGCATCGACATCCGCCGAGACCCGATGGCGTTGCAGCGCCTGAAAGACGCGGCGGAAAAAGCGAAATGCGAACTATCCACAACGATGGAGACTTCGATCGACATTCCGTTCATCACCGCCGACGCTTCGGGACCGAAGCACTTGCAGATGAAACTCTCGCGCTCGAAATTCGAACAGCTGGCTGGATCGATCATGGAGCGCACCATCATGCCCTGCAAGAAAGCCTTGGCCGACGCCAAACTGCAACCCTCCGAGATCGACGAAGTCATTTTGGTCGGCGGTTCGACGCGCATTCCCATGGTGCAGAAGATCGTCAAAGACCTCTTCGCCAAAGAACCGCATAAGGGCGTCAATCCCGACGAGGTCGTGGCCATCGGCGCGGCTATCCAGGCGGGCGTTTTGAGCAAGGAAGTGAAAGACGTTCTGCTGCTCGACGTAACGCCGCTCTCTCTGGGCATCGAAACGCTGGGCGACGTTTTCACGCGGTTGATCGAACGCAATACCACCATCCCCACGCGCAAGAGCCAAATCTTTTCCACCGCCGCGGACAATCAACCGGCGGTTTCGATTCACGTGCTGCAAGGGGAGCGGGAAATCGCTTCCCACAACCGCACCATCGGACGCTTCGACCTGGTGGGGATTCCCCCGGCGCCGCGCGGAATGCCGCAGATCGAAGTGGCGTTCGATATCGATCCCAACGGCATCCTGCATGTTTCCGCTAAGGATTTGGGAACGGGGAAGGAGCAGAAAATCCGGATCGAATCATCCAGCGGATTGTCGGAAAACGATATCCAAAAGATGGTAAAAGACGCTGAATTGCATGCGGAAGAAGACAAGAAGAAAAAAGAAGAATCGATGCTGAAAAACGAAGCGGATTCCCTCGTTTACGCTTCGGAGAAATCCCTTAAGGAATACGGCGATAAAGTCTCTCCCGAAGACAAAGCCGCCGTCGAAACCGCCATCCAGGAAATGAAAAAAGCGCTGGAAGGCGGCGACATCGAAACGATTCGCAAAAAGAAAGAAGCGCTGGAAACGGCCGGCCAGAAGGTGGGACAAGCCATCTACGAACACCTGGCGAAACAGCAGGCCGCCAGCCAAGCCGCCGGTGCGAAAGACGCCGGGGCGAAGCCTTCCGGCGAGCCAGGGCCGGAGCCGTCGAAAAAGGCCGACGGCGAAGATGTCGTGGACGCGGAATATACCGTGGAAAAATAA
- a CDS encoding MoxR family ATPase — MLEAAAPSQDIRAISERIKEESAFIPSLLKQIEKVIVGQNYMVERLIIGMLTGGHVLLEGVPGLAKTLTVSTLSKTIRASFQRIQFTPDLLPADLIGTMIYNQQTGEFVPKKGPIFAQIILADEINRAPAKVQSALLEAMQERQVTIGSETYPLPAPFLVLATQNPIEQEGTYPLPEAQVDRFMLKLKVNYPSKTEEREILDRMTGDKVAEPDAILDPEQILRAQSIARQVYVDSKVRDYIVNIVFATREPKLYGLDIGELIEYGASPRASIYLTTAAKAHAFIRGRGYVTPEDVKSIGMDVLRHRVILSYEAEAEEMTSEQVVQRIFDHVEVP, encoded by the coding sequence GTGTTAGAGGCAGCCGCCCCCAGTCAGGATATTCGAGCGATTTCCGAGCGCATAAAAGAAGAGAGCGCTTTCATTCCCTCGCTATTGAAACAAATCGAAAAAGTGATCGTCGGTCAAAATTATATGGTAGAGCGCCTAATAATCGGGATGCTCACGGGAGGCCATGTGCTCTTGGAAGGCGTGCCGGGTTTGGCGAAGACGCTGACCGTGTCCACGCTCTCTAAGACCATCCGCGCTTCCTTCCAGCGCATTCAATTTACGCCGGACCTGTTACCCGCGGATTTAATCGGCACGATGATTTACAACCAACAGACAGGCGAATTCGTCCCCAAAAAAGGCCCCATCTTCGCGCAGATTATTCTGGCGGACGAAATCAACCGCGCACCGGCGAAAGTGCAAAGCGCGCTCCTGGAAGCCATGCAGGAGCGGCAGGTTACGATCGGCAGCGAAACGTATCCCCTGCCCGCGCCGTTCCTGGTCTTGGCGACGCAGAATCCCATCGAGCAGGAAGGCACGTATCCCCTGCCCGAAGCCCAAGTGGACCGGTTCATGCTCAAGTTGAAAGTGAACTATCCCTCGAAAACGGAAGAGCGGGAGATTCTCGACCGCATGACCGGCGACAAGGTCGCCGAACCCGACGCCATCCTCGATCCTGAGCAGATTCTGCGGGCGCAGAGCATTGCGCGCCAGGTCTACGTGGACAGCAAAGTGCGCGATTACATCGTGAACATCGTCTTCGCCACTCGTGAGCCGAAGCTGTACGGCCTCGATATCGGCGAGCTGATCGAATACGGCGCCTCGCCCCGCGCCTCGATCTACCTGACTACGGCGGCGAAGGCGCACGCCTTCATCCGAGGGCGGGGCTACGTAACGCCGGAAGACGTGAAATCGATCGGTATGGACGTGCTGCGGCATCGCGTCATTCTTAGTTACGAAGCAGAGGCGGAGGAAATGACTTCCGAACAGGTAGTTCAGCGCATCTTCGATCACGTCGAAGTGCCGTAA
- the grpE gene encoding nucleotide exchange factor GrpE: MVESASFPDFDSPESKEQKQKEVKLALEELWEKESETEPSEDRTEIEKAPEGREAPLSAEIQNVMAERDEYLDHLKRLQAEFDNYRKRVLKERTEMREYLLQEFLVRLLDVAENMERALNPQNHAVDAESHRAGVRMVYQQFLGVLKDYGLTRVETVGEKFDPHFHEAISQVKTAEREPGIILAEISPGYRLKDRVLRAPKVQVAAACEPANKDKEAKEDGDAISEEKNLRPPFGHFIKRNIDKSL; this comes from the coding sequence ATGGTTGAAAGCGCATCGTTTCCGGATTTCGATTCCCCCGAATCCAAGGAACAGAAACAGAAAGAGGTCAAACTCGCTTTGGAGGAGCTTTGGGAAAAGGAATCCGAAACCGAGCCAAGCGAAGATCGCACGGAAATTGAAAAAGCTCCCGAAGGCCGGGAGGCGCCGCTTTCCGCTGAAATTCAAAACGTTATGGCGGAAAGAGACGAGTATCTCGATCATTTGAAGCGGCTGCAAGCGGAGTTCGACAATTACCGCAAGCGCGTTCTGAAAGAACGGACGGAAATGCGGGAATATCTCTTGCAGGAATTCCTGGTCCGTCTCTTGGATGTGGCGGAAAATATGGAGCGCGCACTAAATCCGCAAAACCACGCCGTCGATGCGGAATCGCATCGAGCGGGAGTGCGGATGGTCTATCAACAATTTTTGGGGGTATTGAAGGATTATGGATTGACGCGGGTGGAAACGGTGGGCGAGAAGTTCGATCCCCATTTTCACGAAGCCATCTCGCAAGTGAAAACGGCGGAGCGCGAGCCGGGAATCATTCTGGCGGAAATCTCGCCGGGTTATAGGTTGAAAGATCGCGTCTTGCGGGCGCCCAAGGTGCAAGTGGCGGCGGCTTGCGAGCCGGCGAATAAGGATAAAGAAGCGAAAGAGGACGGCGACGCCATCAGCGAGGAGAAGAACCTTCGTCCGCCGTTCGGACATTTTATAAAAAGGAATATAGATAAGAGTCTATAA
- a CDS encoding glycosyltransferase, with product MNEQPLVSIIVRTYNRPERLQECLQCLQKQDYRRIEIVVVNDGGADVEHLLPVELGGLDYRYIRNPENMGRTAALNIGVEAAKGDYIAFLDDDDGALPHHIRTLVEAAAPQGLPVVYSDVLNVTFERDPRTQAWRRVKEQLIYSFDFERNNFLLANYIPINCLLIRRDCFDAAGPFDESLSIYEDWEFLIRLSQMFPFKHVRAVTGEYRRRDDNSNILEQESYPINERVVKRRYRDQRDGVFDEIFKRTFQQQREIRQREAQFEQLLRQANHLQIQLAEAQKIILQLQRENSLLRREKPS from the coding sequence ATGAACGAACAACCGCTAGTATCCATAATCGTTCGAACCTACAACCGGCCGGAGCGCTTGCAGGAATGTTTGCAATGCTTGCAAAAGCAAGACTATCGGCGGATCGAAATCGTCGTTGTCAACGACGGCGGCGCGGACGTCGAACATCTGCTGCCGGTGGAACTGGGCGGATTGGATTATCGGTACATTCGCAATCCCGAAAACATGGGGCGGACGGCGGCGTTGAATATCGGCGTCGAAGCGGCGAAGGGCGATTATATCGCTTTTCTGGACGATGACGACGGCGCGCTTCCCCATCACATCCGGACGTTGGTGGAAGCGGCGGCGCCGCAAGGGCTGCCCGTCGTTTATTCCGACGTGCTCAACGTTACCTTCGAGCGCGATCCCCGGACGCAGGCGTGGCGGCGAGTGAAAGAGCAGCTGATCTATTCCTTCGATTTCGAGCGCAACAATTTTCTCTTGGCGAATTACATTCCCATCAACTGCCTGTTGATCCGGCGGGATTGCTTCGACGCCGCCGGCCCCTTCGACGAATCGCTTTCGATTTACGAGGACTGGGAATTTCTCATCCGGCTTTCGCAGATGTTTCCCTTTAAGCATGTGCGCGCCGTTACGGGAGAATACCGCCGACGTGACGACAATTCCAATATTCTCGAACAAGAGAGTTACCCCATCAACGAACGAGTCGTGAAGCGGCGCTACCGCGACCAACGCGACGGCGTCTTCGACGAGATATTTAAAAGAACGTTTCAGCAGCAGCGGGAAATCCGCCAACGAGAGGCGCAATTCGAGCAGCTGCTGCGCCAGGCCAATCATTTGCAAATCCAGCTGGCGGAAGCCCAAAAAATCATTTTGCAGTTGCAGCGGGAAAACAGCCTGCTGCGCAGGGAGAAGCCATCATGA